One region of Serinus canaria isolate serCan28SL12 chromosome 25, serCan2020, whole genome shotgun sequence genomic DNA includes:
- the LOC127060523 gene encoding olfactory receptor 14J1-like, translating to MSNSSSISHFLLLALADRRQLQLLHFCLLLAISLAALLGNSLIISAVACGHHLHTPMFFFLLNLALTDLGCICTTVPKAMHNSLWDTRTISYTGCAAQLFFFMFFISAEFSLLTIMCYDRYVSICKPLHYGTLLGSRACAHMAAAAWASVFLYSLLLTANTFSLPLCHGNVLGQFFCEIPQILKLSCSHSNLRELGLIVLSACLALGCFVFIVFSYVQIFRAVLRIPSEQRRHKAFSTCLPHLAVVSLFLSTVMLAYLKPPSISSPSLDLALSVLYLVVPPALNPLIYSLRNQELKAAVWTLVTGWFQKH from the coding sequence ATGTCCAAtagcagctccatcagccacttcctcctgctggcattggcagacaggcggcagctgcagctcctgcacttctgcctcttgctggccatctccctggctgccctcctgggcaacagcctcatcatcagcgccgtagcctgtggccaccacctgcacacgcccatgttcttcttcctgctcaacctggccctcactgacctgggctgcatctgcaccactgtccccaaagccatgcacaattccctctgggacaccaggaccatctcctacacaggatgtgctgctcagctctttttcttcatgttcttcatctcagcagagttttccctcctgaccatcatgtgctacgaccgctacgtgtccatctgcaaacccctgcactacgggactctcctgggcagcagagcttgtgcccacatggcagcagctgcctgggccagtgtCTTCCTCTAttcactgctgctcacagccaatacattttccctgcctctgtgccatggcaatgtcctgggccagttcttctgtgaaatcccacAGATCCTCAAGCTCTCCTGCTCACACTCAAACCTCAGGGAACTGGGGCTCATTGTACTTAGTGCCTGTTTAGCATTaggttgttttgtgttcattgttttctcctatgtgcagatcttcagggctgtgctgaggatcccctcagagcagagacggcacaaagccttttccacctgccttcCTCATCTGGCTGTGGTCTCCCTGTTCCTCAGCACTGTTATGCTTGCCTACCTGAAGcccccctccatctcctccccatccctggatctggctctgtcagttctgtacttggttgtgcctccagccctgaaccccctcatctacagcttgaggaaccaggagctcaaggctgcagtgtggacACTGGTGACTGGATGGTTTCAGAAACATTAA